One Nicotiana tomentosiformis chromosome 4, ASM39032v3, whole genome shotgun sequence genomic window carries:
- the LOC104090141 gene encoding uncharacterized protein, with the protein MDRYQKVQKPRVETPIKEYEIRITTQGRLRNYITYATTLLQEKGSKEIALKSMGRAISKTVIKRKIVGLHQITSIGSTDMWEPLEEGLVP; encoded by the exons ATGGATAGGTATCAGAAAGTGCAGAAGCCAAGAGTTGAGACTCCTATAAAGGAGTATGAGATCAGAATAACAACACAAGGAAGATTGAGGAACTACATTACTTATGCTACCACTCTTCTCCAG GAAAAAGGATCTAAAGAAATTGCTCTCAAATCTATGGGCAGAGCCATTAGTAAAACAGTAATAAAG AGAAAGATCGTTGGACTTCATCAGATAACATCGATTGGTTCAACGGATATGTGGGAACCTTTAGAAGAAGGACTTGTTCCGTAA